The DNA sequence taataaatgaagtgagatgatggagtgtgtaataaattaagtgagttggtgggtccctttttgacttttttattttttatttttgttttgatttattttaatgtagataatggcatttgggtgtaattttagtgaataatggggtaaaattttatgtgcaaatatggtaaactctaaatgttactccaaatgtgggacggacttttatggcaaaatgttactacaaatctgagacggagggagtaacacaTATCAATGCTTTATTCGTCCATCCTTATCCATTTAGGCCATGTTTGATAGGAGTAATAACTCATCTAGAAATGGAAATCCATGAACAAAGATTTTCATCCCTAAATGAGTTATCACCTCTACCAAACATGTCTTAAAGAATATTGGACTCAATCGCTGCTCTATCTCCAATGAAAAGGTTCCAAATAATTTGGAATGAATAATGGTTTTCTTCTAGTGAAAAATGGTTTTCAATCTCTCATTGCAAGCTTTTAGCTAGGGCAAGGACagttatttatttctttactcatataaatactaaaattaacataaactTATAACAAAAAACTTATAAAGATCAAATTTACATATCGTCGGTGACTTATATGCATCATCTCATCATGTGACAAACATGATCTAAACTATTCTACTCCTCAAGCGCTAGAATAGGATGACCATGTTTAAATACCCAATGGAATATACCCAATATGGCCATTAACTATTGATATACAGTCTACATGTTTTTTATGTCCATTTCTTTGACGTGACATTGAATTTCATATTATTCCTTGTATTGATGCTACTTTTAGGTAAATTGGAAGACTTTACACTTTGCTATACGTAATAGAAAACAACCGACACGCATCATCCATTGTATCGTGTAACGTTTCTCgctccgttccataatagatgtcacacttttattttattttgtcacaTAAAAAATgcgtatttaaaaaaaataattctatctcacatcaatatataaaaaagtatggttttttttctttcaccaCTTAAGACACAAATAACATCTCTTAAAATCTTGTATTATCGTTTAAAAGTAAAGTCATTTTTGTTGGGAGAAAAggaatattaattagtttcaaCGCATTAAATGTCATATCTTTAACCATAtacactaaattcaaatttaaaataatattctctatatcgttactcacaaaatttgaaaacatgatttgagtttgttttaatgtaaatctaaaaataCGTACTatctctgtcccattagaaataaaacgttttcctttttgatctgtcctattaaaaatgaaacgtttctatAAAAGGtaacaatactctctctactttttcttctctctctccattaactcacaaaacaacactacataaaattacgtgccgaaaaacaaatattgcatatttaatgggatggagggagtatattttactcaaaaataaaaaatgagattggtTTTAAAATACCATCAAAGTTAAAtgcctactttattttttaactcCCATATTAAAGTATACCATTAAATATGGCCTTTAAATATGCACACAGGTCACCTCTATTTGGATTCCATTAATGGGTGCCTTCAGAGTGAAATGTTTATTTCTCATCACGttatatgttattttgtgacaTATATATGATATTTCTACATTAATTTTCGATGCGAATAATCCCATATCTCATCATTTTAGGCGTAATTTTGTGTATATGTGGTATTTACCTAAGTTGTCGAATCTCGATGctaataaaataggagtattagaATGTGAGCTaaccataataaaatttaaaacaagtatacataaataatatttctcCGCCTCAATagatatgaaatatttgattttcagcactgaattttatttattgttattttgtgagttagtaaaaagaataagagaaaataaaattagagagcgtgttgtttttattttaaaaaatattttatttttaatgaaataattcaaaaaaagtttttaattttaggatcGCAAtccaaaaagtaaaatgttaaatttttaacatgaTAGGGGAAGTACTGGGAATCCTAGTTATGTTAGGCGTAAAATTAGAATCCATTTGGATTTTTAGCTATTGCCACAtctttccatttaatttattgtttatggCACGACAAATAATATTGAACACGACACCACTGTACTTTTCTATAAAAATCTTGattcatttataatttgtaatatatattgtattattAATGACGCTGAAAATACAAGAAATTTTGAATGTTTGATCTCAAACTTCTCGTTTCACCATTATGCCATGATCTCCCTAGAGGGGATTATCATATGTAGCGAATGAACTGTTGCatagtttattacttataTCAAACGTTTGCCTTTTATACGAGTATCTatgttattttgtaatttaatttattttatttgctaacttaaaaacatgaaaaggGAATTtaaaacatagaaaatataaattgtggtagattttgaagaaattaaaaatactaacatGAAAAATGGATTGTGACTAATTTTTTAGTTGATTTTAAGGTTCTTATTATAGACGCCCTTAAAGTTACGagacaaaattgaatttaaacaaaatttataattttccaataactttatttgtttttgaataagttagtatCCGcaagaataaaacaaaaaaggcAACGTATAGTTTATCcatatacttttatattttgtatacgAAGATTATacctcttaaaataaagacttgaaaacaatatattttagaGTTAGAGTCAATCATTTGAGAAAAGATCTTCTCATATGAGACAAATACCgacaatattaataaatttagagACTATGATAAATTGATAACTGTATAAATATGACAACAGCAATTAATGAGTTGCAAAGTTGTCCAAATACTATGAATTTTACTAAAGCTTATATCATAGTCAAAAAAGTTGTAATATCACGTAAATAATGTGCTAAAACAAGTGTTAATATCGTAAATGTCGAGATCAGCTGTCACAGACTAAAAACAAGTATGTTAGACCTCAAATTCAACTTgactttttttaatctaatttcAAAGTGAAAACGAAATTGAAAAGTAATAGCACGTATTCAAATTAGGCACGTCTTATCAACGCCAAAACAAGtccaaaataaatcatataaagATAAGCAGATGCAACTATCTGAGTTATTTTATAACATATGACATACAGTTCATCATTTTTACAGTATAATATACAGATTATAGATAAATTTGTGTATGTGGATTGCGCACTAGAGCTTATCACTCTGTCACCCaccattcatattttttaattatatcaaaCTCCACTACttgatttaatttactaattacggttcaattaaataatattcctTCCGTTCCTTAAATATTGTGACAGgatactaattttaaaaaataatggaaaattAAGTTGAAAAAAGTTGATAGCTAgtgaatcctacttttaaattattaattttataataaaatataaatggaaataagttAACGAAATGTGAgatctattaaaaaaaatgataaaatgtgaaatgtgataaattttgtgggacaaacgaaaatagaaaaatggacaaaatttgagggagagagggagtagtagttagcaaaattgaaatataataacaCCCACCTAATATTTTGGGGCGATTTAAGAGgatttggaatttaatttaaatacgGATGACATAATCATTAATCATCAAATGATAAACGCTAATTAGTTGATAATCACGCTCggtttataaatatataaatggtgGATTTTGGAAGATTTCGTAATATCTCTAAAGTAGAGTTGATGTTGATTGTTTGGCGAATGAATTTCTAGttttaatttcaacaattGAAAAGATGATTATTTAGCGAATATATTTTTAGCTTTAATTTCAACAATTGAAAAGACGATTGGCTGAGACCTAATTCTCAACTTTTTCGTATATGTTCTGCAGATAATTAAGGActtaattatagtaattttgaaacttatttcgaaattaagatttttttttgtatctctttagtatttttaatttcaaagaGCTAAAAAGAAATCTGAATTTTCTTGTAActttttgtaatttagttTTTCGATCATACTAATCGTTACAACACTCTTTGGAATTTgaagatattattttttctgtgTATTTCTcgaattttcatattttctgaAAGAGGATAAGAATGGATGAATGTGGTCTACTACTATAAGTAGTTGTGACACATTGTGGAGTCAAATTTAAGAAGCTGctattaaaatggaaaattgaaaacaaaaaatggcGGCCGTCAATTTATGTTGTAAGCAGTGAGTGCATATCTTCTTTTGTGGCGGCCGTGGTGGCTGTGTGACAATGATTAGGGATTGGACTATATTAATTTCTGAATATACTGATACAGTGATGCTGTAAAAAGAGTTGGcattaaaatcaattactccacgaatttaattatgagatgAGAAGAGAGATATCAGATATATAAACGAGACAGTGGTTAAGGCGGCGTAAGACTTGGGAGATTGATATCTAAATTGTGAGAGGCAAAAATAGTCGTAGAGACATGATGTAtgttaccattttttttaggatatcTCGCCTTTATCTCGAACTTATTAGCTATTTGAATTATGTCTTTTCAGTTAATATAATACGTAGTGGTGAAAATTTTCAGGATATCTCGCCTTATCTCAATTTATTAGCTATTTGAATTATGTCTTTTCAGTTAATATGATACGCAGTGGTGAAAGTACTGTCACACAATAATCTGGAATGTTcgatttgcaagattatatctcataattaaatatattatggtTGATCATGAGATTTCTTAATTCTAgatatcatatgataattataattattctcctctaactaaaataatttcaaaacttaatcttagatggatGGTCGTACGTCGTGCCAACCGAACAACAACTTTgcatagtatttaatttgagcATTAAAACACCAATTGATACATAGATAAATATTGGTACTCATTTGAttgaagtatatataaaacattttAGTAGAATCAGCTACCCATTATTAACTCATCAATTTCTTGGTAGTTGGTACATTATTTGTGTTTGGGatttagttttcaattgtatatCATTAACATGAGAAAAACTCAGACTTTGGGCttcaaaagcaaaaaaagaaGTGTCTCATCAAATCACataacacaaacacacaccAACTTTGAACACaccaagaaataaaacaatgaATGGATCATATTTCTTGAATCCATAAAATTTCTGAATATAGACAAATAGTATACACCATTATGTTTCCCACCACTATAACACAACTCACCTTTTCGCCTAACCTCTTGTCTCCAAGTTGTATGGTAGACACTCATTTCTGACTCACTTCgcattttctcaatttcatttacattattagtaatttttttcaacaaaaatactccacATTTATGTTacatcaaatattataaagtgGGAAAATGTGAAATTCTAGTGTACAGTATAATGGTAGTAAAGTTGAGACCAAACAAGatgcaaaatatttcacaTGTAGATACAAATTGCACCCACTAAAAACTAGGCCTCAATAGCTCATTTacacacattttctctctGTAAATATCTCTTAAACATTTCATCGCCCAAATCTTGAACATCCTATTAAATCaagtttggattttttttttgatacaTAAGAAACTGCTCAGAGCCAATCAGATTGGCGAGCTAGGCCAGGTGGATATGTGTGACATAACATAAACTAGTTGCGCCAGCTATTTAGCTTCTTGGCTTCGAAGGAGGCTCCGTCGTTGAGCATGTCTTGAGCATCCGTCTCCATCCCGAGCTTAGAAAGGGCTACAGCCTGCACGTAGAAGGCCGTTGGCCACTCGGGCAAGCAAACCTGAGCTTGCATAGCATCCCTCAGCGCCAACTCCGGCTGCCCTATCATCAAATACGAGAGGGCACGCCTCACAAACACCGTTCCAGATGGAACAGACATCATTGACACCAACTGCAGATTATCAAGtagaatgaaatgaatgaattaaacaAAGGCAGACAATTTAATAAGATGATATGTGAAACAGTGTTGAGGTCAGACGTACCTTGGAGTAGTAGTCAATTGCACCCTTGAAATCCTTATCTCTGAATGCTATATCGCCAAATTTCTTCGTGTTTAGCATATCTTGAACTTGCTGCGTCCATTCTTGGAATGAGAGCTTCACCAATTAAAAGTATGATGTAAGGAAGCATGTGGAAAAATTACACATGAGAACATAGAAAGGCACTGCCGGTTCAGTGTCAGACAATTATACGTTGCAGATTTGTCGATTCATTTCACTAGAATAATATGAACTGCTCACCTCATTTTCAGCACCCTCTTCGTCTTTATAGCCCGTTTTGAGCAGAATGTCATGTACAGCAGTGAGATCCATTCTCGCGCAAGCTTTCCCAAGAGGCGAGAGCATGGTAGGCAGAGTAACAGGGGTGGTCTTTGTCAAACCCATCAGCACATGAGATGCAGCCTAGAACATTAAGGGAGAAAGAATATGACGTGACTAAAATCAATGGAGAACTGATGCAGCTCTCAATCAGGAAACATAGTCGTTACCTCCTGCTTCTGAAGGGGCGTGACAGCAGTTAGTAAAAACTTGACTTCGGGTCTATCTTTGGCCTCATACTGAAGACACTTGGACGCAAGTTCCACCAATGCCGTAGCATCTTCATTAGCATATTGTCCTTCCAGAGATGAGTCCATCAGCAACAAAACATTTTTTCCTCTTATTAAATCCAAGGCCTGCAACAGGAGAACCATTAATCATCTAAAAAGGTgtaaaagcaaaaaaaaaaatgtcacttCTCATCATCAGCAGcttcagaaaaaaaatcactagGGTCTGATTCTTAATTCAGTGAGTGGAATTTGAATATGCATCGTAACATATGTGCACTATTGATTTCAGATTAAGCCATACGAACACTAACTATTAAAAGGTAAAGAAGAAATAGGCTGATACTcctttaaatatataagacAAGATAAGGTATGAAATGCACCATACATGGCTAGGCGGGATATGCTTTCCACTCAAGAGGTCCAGCAGAACAGTTCCGTAGCTGTATATCACACTTTCTGGGATAACCCTGCCTGAAGAAGTTAAAAGAACAGAGCAAGGAACGTGTCATTACATAGGGATAGATATCAAACAGAGACAACTTATGTGCATCTACAGAAACTTCTGGGATGGGATTTTTCACCATAAAGCTTGTAGCAAGAGAGCACAGTATTATCTTCAAGCAAAGGTTCAGAATGGAGTATGAAAGAATTACAGAAGTTGGTATTGGATTGACATATTGTGGTTACATGATTGTTACATGCACTAGCTTGCAAATCTATACAGGCAGCCAGTTTGCAAATGTTAACCCCAGTAGTATCTGTATGAACCAGTTTTCCATGTTACTAATAGTAAAAAATCATCTAAAATTCAGTTTCATAATTATCCTAGAGAACTAATCAACATACTGCAGAGAAATATCTAGGATGATAAGAAATTATGCGACAACCAATTATTATTTAGAAGAGTGAAACAGAACAGGACTCCATTCGTCTAAAGCTGTCGCCTACTAAATGTCATTTAGAACTACAGAAATTTACATCTTCCCAATGTCGAGATTAGAAGAATCTGagattctttttttcattcatctCCTTGGATGGCGATCGTGCAGCAAagcttttaaaataattattgaagaaaacacaaaatctTGAACCTCTTAAAGTAATGAGTTACAGATAAACCATGGCATGCCACAAGGCTCAAGGTGTGTAACTAATGACTTGGGAGGTTGGCTACTCTTAGCATGCGAGCCAAATGATAACTTTGATTAGTCAGTAACTTCCGACCAAGTCCACATACAAACTATTCTACAGAAAATCTGAAAAAACACATAGTCCAGGGAGACAGATtctcaaatttgaaaagaaaaggaaaatataggTACCCGTGCGCAAAAACTCAGGAGGAGTATAAGCTAGATTTGTGCTATAGCTCTTCCCATCCCTGCTGTTTTTCATCAATCCAAAACTGGATAACCTGGGGTCACCTTCCTGTATCATCCCAAGTTTGTTCAGTCAGTACGacaaaaacatttcattttacagTTACCTCTGACATAAAGGTATTATCTTATGATGCACCATGTTCACGACAAAGGAGGATACTGAAGGTTATCTGTATCTGGTATAGCTTCAAGTATTCTGAAGATTTAAGCACTTGAAAATAAgcaatttcttatttttagataaataattaaattgccACGCTATTAGAGAAGTAACAAAACATGTGCTATACTTAATTCTCTATTGCATTTTTCCATTCTTTCAAAGTATTGTTTCTAATTCCATATCAGAAGAAATATTGCTGAAAGATGAGATAGCAAATTCTAAGTATAGAATAGATATTCCTGATGAAAGACTAAGCTTCTGGAACAGATTGTTTCAATAAACCAGTATAAGAGGTCACAAAAGCAACACAATATTGAGAGCATGCATCGAGAGAGCAAGCAACACTTTGAGCAGGCTAAATCCTTTCACTTGACATATGTTTGCACAAGTACCTCATCGAAAAGAATTCTGTAAGCATTCAAATCGTGATAAATTTTTCGGTTTTCAGCGGTCAAGTGATCTAGAGCTTGTGCAATATGGTAAGCAACTCTAACGCGCATTTCCCATTGCAGAGGTTGTTTATCCCCTGCACAGAAACAAGAAAGTATACACTCAATtgagtagagaaaaaaattattagagaCACAACATGCTCTAAATCTTCACAAATACAAGAGACAAAAGTGAAGAATATCTGTACAATgaaaaagatgcttcgagagGGTATCATTGGGCATGAACTCAGCTACTAATAGGCGTTCATCTCCTTCGGCACAACATCCGATTAAATTCACCAGTCTCTTGTGTCTAACTTTCCCAACTCCAGCAGCTTCCGCCTGAAAATTTGTTGCATAAAGAGCACTATTAAATCTAAAcagttttttgttgttttaatcaaataaaccTTTTGATATAagataaagtagaagaaaaataataagcaGGAACATTATGAGCCCCCAATTAGGCATGATTCGATTTGAGACAGTGATCCCCTCAAGTATTTTTAAAGAAGAATGAAGGCTTTTAGATTCACCTTTACCagtaattacaaataaattaaccaaaagaaagagaagaagcaAATGCAAAACATCTCCTTGGGTAACCACAAAATTTAGAggaaattgatgagaaatTACAACCATCTGGAAATCCCTGTTATAACAGATGCCTGCAGAGCATGGATACATACATGAATGCAAATCAGAACCAAATGCCTTTGAAAAATGTACATCAACCTTCTACAATTCAAAATGACATGGGCAATAAAATCAGTCAATCTAAAAATAACACCAGGAGATGATCCCATGATAATCAAGACATCAAAAAAGCAAGAAGCCTATGCAAAAAGAATAGAAAGCTTATTAGCATACAAAAGTGAAAAGCTCACCATAAACTGTCGGGCATCCGGCCATGACTGCTTTGAGAAGCGTTTGATCGCAACTAGGTGGTTGCTTCGGATCTTACCCCTATAAACAACATTTGGAGCCTTCTCTCCACTCTCAGAAACAATAAGCTCACTGCTAAAACCATTCGTTGCAGCCCGTAGTTCAGCAAGCCCAAATTCCTTAAATGCAGGCACTTGATCTGGATCTACTTGGTCCCCATTTGCTTCATCAGTatccaattataatttcaaaacaaaacccccaaaactcACAGCAACATTACGCAAAGAAAAAACCCAATCACGAGAATACCTCTAAATTAACAATAATCGTTGCTTAAATTCAAGAAAGCTCTAAATTTAATCcttaaaatgtaatttaagATGCATTGAAGTAATACAGACAAAATGCAAGGAACAAACAACACCAAATTGGCAACAAACCCTAAGGCAGTTAACCAATCAAACAGGCGTCTACCATGACAAAAACAAGCAAGCGATTAGAAAATTTCCCAAATTGGAATTAATAACGGAATATTAGATGTGCCATAGGTTTCGTAGCACTTTAGAAAACTAGCTCAATTAATCACTAAAAATCTCACGTGTGCAACAGCAAATCCATCCTAATAAAGCAATCAGCATGCACAGCGCAACACATTTAGTGAGAGAGGGAGAGTACCTAGATCTGGTTTAGAGTCGGGCTGCGACGGCTCTTGGTCAGGAGACTGGACATTGGCAGTTTTGGACTGCAAACAGCCCATCTTGAGCGTGCTCTCATTCAACCACTAACTCACTCTTTGATACAGAGGCGATGGGTTTCGAGAAAAGGgctaaaaatttgatcttgaTGAGTGGAAGCAAGAGCAAGAGGAGGAATTGAGGGCGATGATTGCAGCAGCAAGAGCGAGAGCGAGAGCAGTGAAGGGAGTCAGTGGGGAAGGGAGGCGTCACATGACATGATAAGTCGATGATTGGCACGTGAAGAGAGAGACGGGTagagtatgagagagagaggtttGGTTGTTTGTGCGTCAAAACTGTTGTTGCATTTTCATATTGCAGAAGCTGTGTGCTCATTATGTGTGAAAACAGTACTTTTTAGTGCGTGTGGGTTGGGGAAAAGGCGATAGTATTTTAAGCAAAAGAATTGCAAAGTGGGTAAAAAATTCATGTCACACCTTTATTTCCATATGTGGAGAATTccagttttatttttcaaatatctGGAATTTCAtccctatcattttataccccgtctattttattcaaaataattaaattaaattaaacatctGAATAAGAATAGAGAAAGACATATTCTAttctaaaagagaaaatatttctaaaaagTGATGTGTTTTATCATGAGTAAGACAGAGAGAAATTCGGTCGCATTCACTTTAATGTACTTTCGTCGATAGAACTCGATACTTAATATGAATCACAAGTTGCGTTCGAGGACATATCAAGCCGGAAGTGACACCTCGTCCACCACTTGGTCTGGGATCCTTGGAAGGACAACGCCTCAGACCCGATCGGTTGGGAACCAGAAGCTCAACCATCCGGTGGCACGAGACTTGCAGGGCCATAGAGATGGACCCGACTAGGTGGGCTTTAATCGCCAAACCACTCGCCCAAGTAGAGGGTTATTTGAgcaattttcataaatatcttAAGTAAATGTATATGTATCCAATACTGTGTTGCTACTTAGTGGAGTTAATGTAGGTAAGTGTATTTAGTGAAAGTTGCCTTTGTCTTGGACTATTGTCTTCTTTCTTTAAGATAAGGTAGATTATATTAGGTTACAATAGGATTCTCTATTTCAATTATCTTTTATGACAGTATTAGTATAAGTTTTATGTGAGTAATGGAAATAAGTTTTCCTTCTAAATAAAGGTTAAAAATGACActtctaaaatttgaattgaaaaagaaaaggtttaTCCTCCAACCAATTCacaattgatatatttaagaTATTCGAGAAATCGGTTTGCACAATTAAATTCCAACTAAAAATGCAGCTAAGCTGAGTAAGTGAGATTAAATACTTGAACTACTTGGAAAATGACCTCTTCAATTCCACTATACTACTTGTCGATTCTTAGACAAGTGACTGTTTTTGCACATTACTATAAAGCAATTCTATGGTTATCTACAAAATATCAGTAGAtctgaatataaatttattgaagtATATTTTAGTACTAGATTCAAACCACACAAATGTTTGTAATCAATAGAAGCTTTATGTGGGAAAGTAATATCTCTTGGCGGTGCTAGATtgtgtaaattattgttttttgtttatcatgtcaatatttatgaattgttATTTATCA is a window from the Salvia hispanica cultivar TCC Black 2014 chromosome 1, UniMelb_Shisp_WGS_1.0, whole genome shotgun sequence genome containing:
- the LOC125201232 gene encoding serine/threonine-protein kinase BSK2-like isoform X2, with product MGCLQSKTANVQSPDQEPSQPDSKPDLDPDQVPAFKEFGLAELRAATNGFSSELIVSESGEKAPNVVYRGKIRSNHLVAIKRFSKQSWPDARQFMAEAAGVGKVRHKRLVNLIGCCAEGDERLLVAEFMPNDTLSKHLFHWDKQPLQWEMRVRVAYHIAQALDHLTAENRKIYHDLNAYRILFDEEGDPRLSSFGLMKNSRDGKSYSTNLAYTPPEFLRTGRVIPESVIYSYGTVLLDLLSGKHIPPSHALDLIRGKNVLLLMDSSLEGQYANEDATALVELASKCLQYEAKDRPEVKFLLTAVTPLQKQEAASHVLMGLTKTTPVTLPTMLSPLGKACARMDLTAVHDILLKTGYKDEEGAENELSFQEWTQQVQDMLNTKKFGDIAFRDKDFKGAIDYYSKLVSMMSVPSGTVFVRRALSYLMIGQPELALRDAMQAQVCLPEWPTAFYVQAVALSKLGMETDAQDMLNDGASFEAKKLNSWRN
- the LOC125201232 gene encoding serine/threonine-protein kinase BSK2-like isoform X1 translates to MGCLQSKTANVQSPDQEPSQPDSKPDLANGDQVDPDQVPAFKEFGLAELRAATNGFSSELIVSESGEKAPNVVYRGKIRSNHLVAIKRFSKQSWPDARQFMAEAAGVGKVRHKRLVNLIGCCAEGDERLLVAEFMPNDTLSKHLFHWDKQPLQWEMRVRVAYHIAQALDHLTAENRKIYHDLNAYRILFDEEGDPRLSSFGLMKNSRDGKSYSTNLAYTPPEFLRTGRVIPESVIYSYGTVLLDLLSGKHIPPSHALDLIRGKNVLLLMDSSLEGQYANEDATALVELASKCLQYEAKDRPEVKFLLTAVTPLQKQEAASHVLMGLTKTTPVTLPTMLSPLGKACARMDLTAVHDILLKTGYKDEEGAENELSFQEWTQQVQDMLNTKKFGDIAFRDKDFKGAIDYYSKLVSMMSVPSGTVFVRRALSYLMIGQPELALRDAMQAQVCLPEWPTAFYVQAVALSKLGMETDAQDMLNDGASFEAKKLNSWRN